A genomic region of Lachnoclostridium edouardi contains the following coding sequences:
- a CDS encoding BMP family protein — MRKTAKLSAILLAAAMAAVSVTGCGGDSKESEASTPTGQSTAAEGNEAEGEKAEAADTEGKTYKVALCLSGAANDMGWCQSAFDGLKLLEADYGCEIAYTENLTPDDIEAAYADYAANGYDVIIGHGYEFGDPAIEVAEEYPDTKFIVTEGEVSAENVASYVSSCEEGGYVMGMLAAAMSESGKVGYIGPIQGASLVKIMNGFEDGAKEVNPDIEVQTAWTGSFTDTALGKEAAQAMIDNGVDVIGHCANESGTGAINAAKEAGIYATGDSYDQNDLAPDTVLSSSVYHIPHVVEVAFSTVVDGTFEGGIYNLGMAEGAVSIAPYHGLEEKIPEDVKAMIDEKVAAITSGEFEVPCDTKAR; from the coding sequence ATGAGAAAAACAGCTAAATTATCAGCAATTCTTCTTGCAGCAGCAATGGCGGCAGTCAGCGTAACAGGCTGCGGCGGAGATTCAAAGGAGTCTGAGGCAAGCACGCCTACAGGACAGTCAACAGCTGCAGAAGGAAACGAAGCAGAGGGGGAGAAGGCTGAGGCAGCAGATACAGAGGGAAAAACATATAAAGTGGCTTTATGTCTCTCCGGAGCAGCCAACGACATGGGATGGTGTCAGTCTGCATTTGACGGCTTAAAGCTGTTGGAGGCTGATTACGGCTGCGAAATTGCATATACAGAGAACCTGACTCCAGATGATATTGAGGCAGCTTACGCTGATTATGCGGCAAATGGTTATGATGTAATTATTGGCCACGGCTACGAGTTCGGCGACCCTGCTATTGAAGTTGCAGAAGAGTATCCGGATACAAAGTTTATTGTAACTGAGGGAGAGGTTTCCGCAGAAAACGTAGCTTCCTATGTATCCAGCTGTGAAGAAGGCGGCTATGTAATGGGAATGCTGGCAGCAGCTATGTCTGAGTCCGGAAAGGTGGGATATATCGGACCGATTCAGGGAGCATCCCTTGTAAAAATTATGAACGGATTTGAGGATGGAGCCAAGGAAGTAAATCCTGACATTGAAGTTCAGACAGCATGGACAGGTTCCTTTACAGACACAGCTTTAGGAAAAGAAGCAGCTCAGGCTATGATTGACAACGGCGTAGATGTAATCGGCCACTGTGCAAATGAGTCCGGTACAGGCGCTATTAACGCTGCAAAGGAAGCTGGAATTTATGCAACAGGAGATTCCTATGATCAGAATGACCTGGCTCCAGACACAGTGCTTTCTTCTTCTGTGTACCACATTCCTCACGTAGTAGAGGTAGCTTTCAGCACAGTAGTGGACGGTACCTTTGAAGGCGGTATCTATAACCTGGGTATGGCTGAGGGCGCAGTCAGCATTGCTCCCTATCATGGACTAGAAGAAAAAATTCCAGAGGATGTAAAGGCAATGATCGACGAGAAGGTTGCAGCTATTACTTCTGGTGAATTTGAAGTACCTTGTGATACAAAGGCAAGATAA
- a CDS encoding MerR family transcriptional regulator: MKDFLSIGEMSALFGLNIQTLYYYDKAGIFKPRQRNEKNGRRRYEFDQIYELATICYMRKLGYSLEEITESRSTSHSELALASLKQRSEELHKQWQELFSIDQAIQRKLKFIEQEKQGLFTDSISVRHFEARKYLDIGGEEMLYSHNSFYFYPTIAFYQGDKKYFGAYLYPDEKSIPDLTVPPQIKEIPAGDFLCGYHVGPYETISQAFKRIRSFGSDLTLDTLTINFNILDQFVENNTANYITHIQVRILKP; encoded by the coding sequence TTGAAGGATTTTTTATCTATTGGAGAAATGAGCGCCTTATTCGGCCTGAATATACAAACCTTGTACTACTATGATAAGGCGGGGATTTTTAAGCCCAGACAGAGAAATGAGAAAAATGGCCGGAGAAGGTATGAGTTTGATCAGATTTATGAGCTGGCCACTATCTGCTACATGAGAAAGCTGGGATATTCCTTAGAGGAAATTACAGAATCCCGCAGCACCAGCCATTCAGAGCTGGCTCTGGCTTCCTTAAAACAAAGATCAGAGGAGCTGCATAAACAGTGGCAGGAGCTTTTTTCTATAGATCAGGCTATTCAGAGAAAGCTGAAGTTTATTGAACAGGAAAAACAGGGGCTTTTCACAGATTCCATTTCTGTCCGCCATTTTGAAGCCAGAAAGTATTTGGATATCGGTGGGGAGGAGATGCTGTACAGCCACAATTCCTTTTATTTTTATCCTACAATCGCCTTTTACCAGGGGGATAAAAAGTATTTTGGGGCTTACCTTTATCCAGATGAAAAAAGTATTCCCGATTTAACTGTGCCTCCTCAGATTAAGGAGATACCGGCAGGAGATTTTCTCTGCGGCTACCACGTAGGGCCTTACGAGACGATTTCCCAAGCTTTTAAGAGAATACGTTCTTTTGGGTCAGATTTGACTTTGGATACCTTAACTATTAACTTTAATATTCTGGATCAGTTTGTGGAAAATAACACTGCAAATTATATTACCCATATTCAGGTCAGAATACTGAAGCCATAA
- a CDS encoding amidohydrolase, which produces MEQKILIQNARAIVTCDAKDQVYWDSDILIEGPKITAIGKGLEAEGAKVIDASGKFVYPGLINTHHHFFQTFVRNLITIDYPNMMVMDWIDKIYRIFQIIDNDVIYYSSLTAFADLIKHGCTCAFDHQYCYTKKTGKEPVDRQMEAAKLLGIRYHAGRGTNTLSREEGSSIPDNMLETTDEFLKDCERLISLYHDPNPFSMRQIVMAPCQPINCRQDTFTETVAMAREKGVRMHTHLGEGENEGIIARYGKRTLDWCQDIGFIGEDVWYAHNWEVLSEEYKVLAQAKTGVSHCPSPAILGGFPILDIKAMSEAGVLISLGCDGSATNDSSNLLDSLRTSYMMQAYHTKARGGCASAYDMLKVATINGAKTLGRLDLGSLEPEKAADLFMIDTETLELAGALHDPCNMLARVGQTGPVWMTMINGKVVYKDGELQGVDEKKLAAEGEAVCTKVIRQPNEAYKMFL; this is translated from the coding sequence ATGGAACAGAAGATTCTGATTCAAAATGCCAGGGCTATTGTGACATGCGATGCCAAAGATCAGGTTTACTGGGACAGTGATATTCTGATTGAAGGACCGAAAATTACAGCAATAGGAAAAGGTCTTGAGGCAGAAGGCGCAAAGGTGATTGACGCGTCAGGAAAGTTTGTGTACCCAGGACTGATTAACACACATCATCATTTTTTCCAAACATTTGTCAGGAACCTGATTACTATTGACTATCCTAATATGATGGTTATGGATTGGATTGACAAGATTTACCGCATTTTTCAGATTATTGATAATGATGTTATTTATTATTCCTCTCTCACTGCTTTTGCTGATTTAATTAAGCATGGCTGTACATGTGCTTTTGACCATCAGTACTGCTATACAAAGAAGACGGGGAAGGAGCCTGTGGACCGTCAGATGGAGGCGGCCAAGCTTTTAGGAATCCGCTACCACGCAGGAAGAGGAACTAACACTCTTTCCAGAGAAGAGGGCAGTTCCATCCCAGATAATATGCTGGAGACAACAGATGAGTTTTTAAAAGACTGTGAAAGACTGATCAGTCTTTACCACGATCCCAATCCATTTTCTATGAGACAAATAGTAATGGCTCCCTGTCAGCCAATTAACTGCCGTCAGGACACATTTACCGAGACTGTAGCCATGGCAAGGGAAAAGGGCGTTCGTATGCACACCCATTTAGGGGAAGGGGAGAACGAGGGAATTATTGCCCGCTATGGAAAGAGAACCTTAGATTGGTGCCAGGATATTGGATTTATTGGAGAGGACGTATGGTACGCTCATAACTGGGAGGTGCTTTCAGAGGAATATAAGGTGCTGGCTCAGGCGAAAACAGGAGTTTCCCACTGCCCAAGCCCAGCTATTTTAGGAGGCTTTCCGATTTTAGATATTAAGGCAATGTCAGAAGCAGGAGTTCTTATTAGCTTAGGCTGCGACGGATCTGCCACAAACGACAGCTCCAATTTGCTGGATTCTTTAAGAACCTCATATATGATGCAGGCTTATCACACAAAAGCCAGAGGCGGCTGCGCTTCTGCTTACGATATGTTAAAGGTGGCTACCATCAACGGTGCAAAGACGCTGGGACGTTTAGATCTGGGCTCATTAGAGCCGGAGAAGGCAGCTGATTTGTTTATGATTGACACAGAAACACTGGAGCTTGCAGGAGCGCTTCACGATCCCTGCAATATGCTGGCAAGAGTAGGCCAGACAGGACCGGTGTGGATGACAATGATCAACGGAAAGGTTGTTTACAAGGACGGAGAACTTCAGGGAGTAGATGAAAAGAAACTGGCGGCTGAAGGCGAGGCTGTGTGTACAAAAGTAATCCGCCAGCCAAATGAAGCTTATAAAATGTTTCTTTAA
- a CDS encoding phosphoribosylformylglycinamidine synthase produces the protein MGVRRIYVEKKPDYAVKAKELREEIESYLGISTVTGVRVLIRYDIENLSEETYKASLGTIFSEPPVDELYEETFPCKEGSVVFSVEYLPGQFDQRADSAEQCVKLLNENEQPIIRTATTYVIEGQITNEQAEAVKGFCINPVDSREADMEKPETLETVFEVPEDVKIFEGFCSFDEEVLKQLYSSLNLAMTFKDFQHIQNYFLNEEKRDPSVTEIRVLDTYWSDHCRHTTFSTELKNVTFTDGEYKAPIQAAYEQYLADREVIYKGRDDKFVCLMDLALMAMKKLRAEGKLEDMEVSEEINACSIVVPVEIDGKTEEWLVNFKNETHNHPTEIEPFGGAATCLGGAIRDPLSGRTYVYQAMRVTGAADPTKPLNETLKGKLPQKKLVTGAAHGYSSYGNQIGLATGYVKEIYHPGYAAKRMEIGAVMGAAPRKNVIRETSDPGDIIILLGGRTGRDGIGGATGSSKVHTEASIEVCGAEVQKGNAPTERKIQRMFRRPEVSSIIKKCNDFGAGGVSVAIGELAAGLVIDLDRVPKKYAGLDGTEIAISESQERMAVVVEPKDVDKFLGFAAEENLEAITVATVTKEPRLVMSWRGKTIVDISRAFLDTNGAHQEADVTLEVPGREGNLFERKEIGDVKQTWMNMLASLNVCSQKGLVEMFDGSIGAGSVFMPYGGKYQLTETQSMVAKLPVLEGQTDTVTMMSYGFDPYLSSWSPFHGAVYAVVSSIAKIVAAGGDFSKIRFTFQEYFRRMSQDPARWSQPFAALLGAYAAQLGFGLPSIGGKDSMSGTFNDEQNGEINVPPTLVSFAVDVTSYKNIITPEFKKPGSKIVVFKIEKDQYDLPVYSQLMEGYEKLHKDIQAGRIISAYEVERHGMAEAVSKMAFGNKLGVKIEHNVDPRDFFAPGWGNIVCEVPDGKVGELAISYTVIGEVTDTGCFEYGNTVITMDEALNTWTNTLEKVFPTQSGVEQTNVPQNTFHADSIYTCGHKIGQPAVFIPVFPGTNCEYDSTKAFERAGAKVVTKVFKNLSAEDIRESVEVYKAEIKKAQIVMFPGGFSAGDEPEGSAKFFAAVFRNAVIKEEIEKLLQERDGLMLGICNGFQALIKLGLVPEGTICEQRPDSPTLTMNTIGRHISKMVYTKVVTDKSPWLAGAQLGGVYCNPASHGEGRFVANDQWLKKLFENGQVATQYVDDKGNATMDEFWNPNGSYMAIEGIISPDGRILGKMAHSERRGEAVAVNIYGEQDMKIFESGVKYFK, from the coding sequence ATGGGCGTTAGACGTATTTATGTGGAGAAAAAACCGGATTACGCGGTAAAGGCAAAAGAACTCCGGGAAGAGATTGAAAGCTACCTTGGCATCAGCACAGTGACTGGGGTAAGAGTGCTGATCCGTTATGATATTGAAAATTTGTCAGAGGAAACATACAAAGCTTCTTTAGGCACTATTTTTTCTGAGCCGCCTGTAGATGAATTATATGAGGAAACATTTCCCTGCAAAGAAGGAAGCGTTGTATTTTCTGTAGAATATCTGCCGGGACAGTTTGACCAGAGAGCTGACTCTGCAGAGCAGTGCGTAAAGCTGTTAAATGAAAATGAGCAGCCGATTATCCGCACTGCCACCACATATGTAATAGAAGGCCAGATAACAAATGAGCAGGCAGAGGCGGTAAAAGGATTCTGTATTAATCCTGTGGACTCCAGAGAAGCAGATATGGAAAAGCCGGAGACTTTAGAAACTGTATTTGAGGTGCCTGAGGATGTGAAAATTTTTGAAGGGTTCTGCAGTTTTGATGAGGAGGTTTTAAAACAGCTTTACAGCTCCTTAAATCTGGCTATGACTTTTAAGGACTTCCAGCACATTCAGAATTACTTTTTAAATGAAGAAAAAAGAGATCCGTCTGTAACAGAAATCAGAGTTTTAGATACTTATTGGTCAGATCACTGCCGCCACACTACATTTTCCACAGAGCTGAAAAATGTAACATTTACAGACGGAGAATACAAGGCTCCTATTCAGGCGGCATATGAACAGTATCTGGCTGACAGAGAGGTGATTTATAAGGGAAGGGACGACAAGTTTGTCTGCCTTATGGACCTGGCTCTTATGGCCATGAAAAAGCTGAGAGCAGAGGGCAAGCTGGAGGATATGGAGGTTTCTGAGGAAATTAACGCCTGCAGTATTGTGGTGCCTGTGGAAATCGACGGAAAAACAGAGGAATGGCTTGTAAACTTTAAAAATGAAACTCACAACCACCCTACAGAGATCGAGCCTTTCGGCGGGGCTGCAACATGTTTGGGAGGAGCCATCAGAGATCCTTTGTCAGGCCGTACTTATGTGTACCAGGCTATGCGCGTAACAGGGGCGGCAGATCCTACTAAGCCTTTAAATGAAACATTAAAGGGCAAGCTTCCTCAGAAAAAGCTGGTAACAGGGGCGGCTCACGGCTACAGCTCCTACGGCAATCAGATTGGACTGGCTACAGGATATGTAAAAGAAATTTACCATCCGGGATATGCGGCTAAAAGAATGGAAATCGGCGCAGTTATGGGCGCTGCTCCAAGAAAGAACGTGATCCGTGAAACATCTGATCCTGGAGATATTATTATTCTGTTAGGAGGACGTACTGGAAGAGACGGCATCGGCGGAGCTACAGGCTCCTCTAAAGTGCACACAGAAGCTTCTATTGAAGTGTGCGGAGCAGAGGTGCAGAAGGGAAATGCTCCTACTGAGAGAAAGATTCAGAGAATGTTCCGCAGACCGGAGGTCAGCAGCATTATTAAAAAATGTAATGACTTTGGAGCAGGAGGCGTGTCAGTGGCAATCGGAGAGCTGGCTGCCGGCCTGGTAATTGACCTGGACAGAGTGCCGAAAAAATATGCCGGCTTAGACGGCACAGAAATCGCAATTTCTGAGTCTCAGGAGCGTATGGCAGTAGTTGTGGAGCCTAAAGATGTAGACAAATTCCTGGGCTTTGCAGCAGAGGAAAACCTGGAAGCGATTACTGTGGCAACTGTTACAAAAGAGCCAAGACTGGTAATGAGCTGGAGAGGCAAAACCATTGTAGATATCAGCAGAGCATTTTTAGATACAAACGGAGCTCACCAGGAGGCCGACGTTACTTTGGAGGTTCCGGGCAGAGAGGGAAATCTGTTTGAAAGAAAAGAAATCGGGGACGTAAAACAGACATGGATGAACATGCTGGCTTCTTTAAATGTATGTTCTCAAAAAGGTCTGGTGGAAATGTTTGACGGCTCTATTGGAGCAGGCAGCGTATTTATGCCTTACGGCGGAAAATATCAGCTGACAGAAACTCAGTCTATGGTGGCTAAGCTGCCTGTGCTGGAAGGCCAGACAGATACTGTTACAATGATGAGCTATGGCTTTGATCCTTATTTGTCCAGCTGGAGCCCATTCCACGGCGCTGTTTACGCAGTAGTATCCTCCATTGCCAAGATTGTGGCGGCAGGCGGAGATTTCAGCAAAATCCGTTTTACATTCCAGGAATATTTCCGCAGAATGAGCCAGGACCCTGCAAGATGGAGCCAGCCTTTTGCTGCTCTTTTAGGCGCTTACGCTGCCCAGTTAGGCTTCGGACTTCCTTCTATCGGCGGAAAGGACAGTATGTCAGGTACATTTAACGACGAGCAGAACGGGGAAATCAATGTTCCGCCTACCTTAGTTTCCTTTGCTGTAGATGTAACAAGCTACAAAAATATTATTACTCCGGAATTTAAAAAGCCGGGCAGCAAAATAGTAGTATTTAAGATTGAAAAGGATCAGTACGATCTGCCGGTGTACAGTCAGCTGATGGAAGGCTATGAGAAGCTTCACAAGGATATACAGGCAGGCAGAATTATTTCCGCATATGAGGTAGAGCGTCACGGTATGGCTGAGGCTGTAAGCAAAATGGCCTTTGGAAATAAACTGGGAGTAAAAATAGAGCACAATGTAGACCCAAGAGATTTCTTTGCGCCTGGCTGGGGCAATATTGTATGCGAGGTTCCAGACGGAAAGGTGGGAGAGCTGGCAATTTCCTATACAGTGATAGGAGAAGTTACAGATACAGGCTGCTTTGAATACGGCAACACTGTAATCACTATGGATGAGGCTTTAAATACATGGACCAATACTTTAGAGAAGGTATTCCCTACTCAGTCAGGAGTGGAACAGACAAATGTGCCTCAAAATACCTTCCACGCAGATTCTATATACACCTGCGGACATAAAATTGGACAGCCTGCAGTATTTATTCCTGTATTCCCAGGCACTAACTGTGAGTATGACAGCACAAAGGCCTTTGAAAGAGCAGGAGCTAAGGTTGTAACTAAGGTGTTTAAAAACTTGTCAGCAGAGGACATTAGAGAGTCTGTGGAGGTTTACAAGGCAGAAATTAAAAAGGCTCAGATTGTAATGTTCCCAGGCGGTTTTTCCGCAGGAGATGAGCCGGAAGGTTCTGCGAAGTTCTTTGCCGCTGTATTCCGCAACGCAGTAATAAAAGAAGAAATTGAAAAGCTTCTTCAGGAGAGAGACGGACTTATGTTAGGCATCTGCAACGGTTTCCAGGCCTTAATTAAGTTAGGCTTAGTGCCGGAGGGAACCATTTGTGAACAGAGACCAGATTCCCCTACCCTGACTATGAACACCATTGGACGTCATATTTCTAAAATGGTATATACAAAAGTAGTAACAGATAAGTCCCCTTGGCTTGCAGGCGCCCAATTAGGAGGCGTGTACTGTAATCCGGCTTCCCACGGGGAAGGAAGATTTGTGGCTAACGATCAGTGGCTGAAAAAGCTGTTTGAAAACGGCCAGGTTGCTACTCAGTATGTAGATGATAAAGGAAACGCCACTATGGACGAGTTCTGGAATCCAAACGGGTCTTACATGGCGATTGAGGGTATTATCAGTCCTGACGGACGAATTCTGGGCAAGATGGCTCACTCTGAGAGAAGAGGAGAGGCTGTTGCAGTAAATATTTACGGAGAGCAAGACATGAAGATTTTTGAGTCCGGCGTAAAATATTTTAAATAA
- a CDS encoding histidine phosphatase family protein — MKIYLIRHGQTDWNLAGRIQGSHDISLNETGRRQAEYLAGGMKKRPVVQIFSSKKKRAMETANAIGASQGVKVILLDGLEEVEFGLWEGMTWKEIQEKYPVEYKIWQKEPAEITPPGGESRQQVYERVGKAADEIVKRAEGDVAVVSHGAALAYMLSYMMRKSLGRHEEIIVENVSISTVEYDKDTGMYTLIELNDTSHLPG, encoded by the coding sequence ATGAAGATTTATTTAATTCGCCACGGACAGACAGACTGGAATCTGGCTGGGAGAATCCAGGGCAGCCATGACATTTCTTTAAATGAAACAGGAAGGCGCCAGGCAGAATATTTGGCCGGGGGAATGAAAAAAAGGCCTGTAGTTCAAATATTCTCCAGCAAAAAGAAAAGAGCTATGGAGACGGCAAATGCCATCGGCGCCAGCCAGGGGGTAAAGGTAATTCTTTTAGACGGCTTAGAGGAAGTAGAGTTTGGCCTGTGGGAGGGAATGACCTGGAAAGAGATTCAGGAAAAATACCCTGTGGAATACAAAATCTGGCAGAAGGAGCCGGCGGAAATTACGCCTCCGGGGGGAGAGTCCAGACAGCAGGTTTATGAAAGAGTAGGAAAAGCTGCAGACGAAATTGTAAAGAGGGCAGAGGGAGACGTGGCAGTTGTGTCCCACGGAGCCGCCCTGGCATATATGCTGTCTTATATGATGAGAAAAAGCCTGGGCAGACATGAGGAAATTATTGTGGAAAATGTAAGTATCAGCACAGTGGAGTATGATAAAGATACTGGAATGTACACATTAATAGAGCTGAATGACACCAGCCATCTGCCTGGGTAA
- a CDS encoding sigma-70 domain-containing protein, with the protein MHDDFYQMYLEELGDIEVLESQEEEALLKELALGNEAVKERLINGNLKNVLEYAKAYEGRGVPVNDLVQEANMALLLTVADFKTGNFREMLKEAVISAVEAAIEEQSQEKDIEEQMAARVNVLQDISAAMAKELGREATLEELSAKMKMTEDEIKDIMKLALDAVNISSAPKVDPEKI; encoded by the coding sequence ATGCATGATGATTTTTACCAGATGTATCTGGAAGAATTAGGAGATATAGAAGTATTAGAATCTCAGGAGGAGGAGGCTCTTTTAAAAGAGCTGGCCTTGGGAAATGAGGCGGTGAAGGAAAGGCTGATAAACGGCAATTTGAAAAATGTGCTGGAATATGCTAAGGCCTACGAGGGAAGGGGAGTTCCTGTAAATGATTTAGTACAGGAGGCTAATATGGCCTTACTTTTAACTGTGGCAGATTTTAAAACAGGAAATTTCCGGGAAATGCTGAAAGAAGCAGTTATAAGCGCAGTGGAGGCGGCTATAGAGGAGCAAAGTCAGGAAAAGGATATAGAGGAACAAATGGCGGCCAGAGTAAATGTGCTTCAGGATATATCTGCAGCTATGGCTAAGGAGCTGGGGAGAGAAGCCACCTTGGAGGAGCTGTCTGCAAAAATGAAAATGACAGAGGATGAAATTAAGGATATTATGAAGCTGGCTTTAGACGCAGTAAATATAAGCTCTGCCCCTAAGGTAGATCCTGAGAAAATTTAA
- a CDS encoding LysR family transcriptional regulator has protein sequence MDINYELYKVFYHVAVTLSFSEASKQLFISQSAVSQSIKVLEKKLNQTLFIRSTKKVQLTPEGEILLKHIEPAMNLIKRGENQLLEANTLNGGQLRIGASDTICRYYLIPYLNRFHLKYPNVHIKVNNQTSIECARLLDNGQVDFIITNYPNSGLSNTQNIRTLKEFSDVFVANRQFFSLENQIISLGQLQNYPILMLDRKSTTSEFLHSMFQKYQLDLVPEIELSSNDLLIDLARIGLGIAFVPDFCIPPSDKDLFVLQLEKHLPSRQIVVAYNENLPISQAAKQFMDMM, from the coding sequence ATGGATATTAATTATGAGTTATACAAGGTGTTTTATCATGTGGCTGTTACTCTCAGCTTTTCAGAAGCCTCAAAGCAGCTTTTTATCTCTCAGTCTGCAGTCAGCCAATCTATAAAAGTGTTGGAAAAAAAGTTAAACCAGACCCTTTTTATCCGCAGCACAAAAAAGGTACAGCTGACTCCTGAAGGGGAGATTCTGCTAAAGCATATTGAGCCTGCCATGAATCTGATTAAGCGGGGAGAAAATCAGCTGCTGGAGGCCAACACTTTAAACGGCGGTCAGCTTCGTATCGGCGCCAGCGACACCATTTGCCGGTATTATCTGATTCCTTATTTAAACCGTTTTCATTTAAAATATCCAAATGTACATATAAAAGTCAACAACCAAACCTCTATTGAGTGCGCCAGACTTTTAGATAACGGACAAGTAGACTTTATTATTACAAATTATCCTAATTCCGGCTTGTCCAATACGCAGAATATAAGAACGTTAAAGGAATTTTCTGATGTTTTTGTGGCTAACCGTCAGTTTTTCTCTCTGGAGAATCAGATCATCTCTTTAGGGCAGCTGCAGAATTATCCTATTTTGATGCTGGATAGGAAAAGCACTACCAGCGAGTTTCTCCACAGTATGTTTCAGAAATACCAGCTGGATTTAGTGCCGGAGATTGAGTTAAGCAGCAATGATCTGCTGATTGATTTAGCCCGCATCGGCCTTGGAATTGCCTTTGTGCCGGACTTTTGCATACCGCCGTCTGACAAGGATTTGTTTGTGCTTCAGTTAGAAAAGCATCTGCCCTCCAGGCAGATTGTGGTGGCTTATAATGAAAACCTGCCTATTTCCCAGGCAGCCAAACAATTTATGGATATGATGTAA